The following proteins are co-located in the Desulfurococcus amylolyticus Z-533 genome:
- a CDS encoding DUF58 domain-containing protein — MKITSTGIVYLVLTTLSIIYSIASMNPFYYLLSLLAVSIFISEYYLFRDVSSVINEVKVSRRIPSRSILELETVEIGVELSNDTGRSIPRVLVIEDFPRYIQPEVKPVFTVFLPAYSKSILSYRVKALAPGRIDLPGLRLVFTDPLSFFYDTLSIELRNYIVAQPLYTRIDEALKSIERITGINTRGHAFGGEYDLANIREYFPGDDVRRILWKHYAKTGNLMVREDYGDVRPSILLVIDIRKRLWEIGSGVNTLAHVQLRLARSLLESLSTVMAHVDVVMCTEQSPKIYFDAWRDPSEAFYSLISTLQPGGGCEVPLSTIKQVLAYTSGRRYDSVIIVTNPVTLVEDGVDPVKEMASLAPGRTIVVLPRFDYDVYAGLRGKELAAVVRELVGETGVEAFIFEEDLRVVV; from the coding sequence TTGAAGATTACAAGTACAGGTATAGTATACCTCGTGCTCACTACGCTCTCTATCATATACTCCATTGCATCCATGAACCCCTTCTACTACTTGTTATCACTGCTAGCTGTCTCCATCTTCATTAGTGAATACTACTTGTTCAGGGATGTCTCATCGGTGATCAACGAGGTAAAGGTCTCCAGGAGAATCCCCAGTAGAAGCATCCTGGAGCTTGAGACCGTTGAGATCGGTGTGGAGTTGAGCAATGACACCGGTAGAAGCATACCAAGGGTACTCGTCATAGAGGATTTCCCGAGGTATATCCAGCCAGAGGTGAAACCCGTCTTCACGGTTTTCCTCCCAGCCTACTCGAAGAGTATTCTGAGCTATCGTGTCAAAGCCCTTGCTCCAGGCAGGATCGACCTTCCTGGTCTCCGCCTGGTTTTCACTGATCCGCTTTCATTCTTCTATGATACCTTATCAATCGAGCTACGTAATTATATTGTTGCTCAACCCCTCTACACAAGGATCGATGAAGCCCTGAAGAGTATTGAGAGAATTACAGGCATCAATACGAGGGGCCATGCCTTCGGTGGAGAATATGATCTAGCTAATATAAGAGAGTACTTTCCCGGCGACGATGTTAGGAGGATACTCTGGAAACATTATGCTAAGACTGGGAACCTAATGGTGAGAGAGGACTATGGCGATGTAAGGCCCTCCATCCTTCTAGTGATTGACATCCGTAAAAGGCTCTGGGAGATAGGCTCAGGCGTGAACACCCTGGCCCACGTGCAGCTGAGGCTCGCTCGATCTCTGTTGGAGAGCCTCTCAACAGTGATGGCCCACGTGGATGTGGTAATGTGCACGGAGCAGTCGCCGAAGATATACTTCGATGCCTGGAGAGACCCCAGTGAGGCATTCTACTCCCTCATCAGTACCCTGCAACCAGGCGGGGGCTGCGAGGTCCCCCTGTCAACTATTAAGCAGGTGCTTGCCTACACTAGTGGCAGGAGATATGATTCAGTTATCATTGTCACTAATCCTGTAACACTGGTTGAGGACGGCGTTGACCCAGTGAAGGAGATGGCATCCCTGGCACCCGGTAGGACGATAGTGGTCTTACCCAGGTTCGACTATGATGTATACGCTGGATTAAGGGGAAAAGAACTCGCCGCGGTCGTGAGGGAGCTGGTGGGTGAGACGGGTGTTGAGGCATTTATCTTCGAGGAGGATTTAAGGGTGGTTGTATAG
- a CDS encoding AAA family ATPase, with translation MPDTGVSKGEVEYYKMLLDTCISNIQRKIVGKTRELQIILATLFSQGHVLLEGVPGTAKTLMAKALAITLGLEFKRIQATPDLLPSDVIGVNIYDPRTGGFVFRKGPVFTNILLFDEVNRAPPKTQSALLEAMQERQVTVEGETYKLPEPFLVIATMNPVETEGTFPLPEAQVDRFLARVMIGYPSIDETIEVLKRFDKIAVLEDLKPVLDRDTVLRLMALSKRIYVDENIMKYIATIVEATRRHPMVKLGASPRGAIALLLLSRSLALIQGRSYVIPDDVKQVVYAALSHRLILRSEARLSKLTPESIIDDILEKVEPP, from the coding sequence ATGCCTGATACTGGTGTCAGCAAGGGGGAGGTTGAATACTATAAGATGCTATTAGATACATGCATTAGTAATATTCAGAGGAAGATCGTGGGTAAGACGAGGGAGCTTCAGATAATCCTTGCAACTCTTTTCTCACAGGGTCATGTACTGCTCGAGGGTGTGCCCGGTACAGCTAAGACGCTTATGGCTAAGGCGTTAGCCATCACACTTGGATTAGAGTTCAAGAGGATACAGGCTACACCGGATCTACTCCCATCAGACGTGATAGGGGTTAACATCTATGATCCCAGGACAGGAGGCTTTGTTTTCAGGAAGGGCCCAGTATTCACGAATATACTCCTATTCGATGAAGTTAACAGGGCGCCACCTAAAACACAGTCAGCCCTCTTGGAAGCTATGCAGGAGAGACAGGTAACGGTTGAGGGTGAGACGTATAAGTTGCCGGAGCCATTCCTAGTTATTGCCACGATGAACCCTGTTGAAACAGAGGGCACTTTCCCCCTGCCTGAGGCCCAGGTTGACAGGTTCCTGGCCAGGGTTATGATAGGGTATCCATCAATAGATGAGACAATTGAGGTCTTGAAGAGGTTTGACAAGATAGCTGTGCTAGAGGACTTGAAGCCCGTGCTGGACAGGGACACTGTGTTGAGACTGATGGCTTTATCTAAGAGGATATACGTGGATGAAAACATTATGAAGTATATAGCCACCATAGTTGAGGCGACAAGGAGACACCCAATGGTTAAGCTAGGGGCATCGCCGAGGGGTGCAATAGCCCTCCTACTCCTCTCGAGGAGCCTTGCCTTGATACAGGGGAGGAGCTATGTTATACCTGATGATGTTAAACAGGTTGTATACGCTGCCTTATCTCATAGGCTGATATTGAGGAGTGAGGCGAGGTTGTCGAAGCTCACGCCTGAGTCGATCATAGATGATATCCTCGAGAAGGTGGAGCCTCCTTGA
- a CDS encoding DUF2139 domain-containing protein, which translates to MTYIHPPRYGPEWGSGGVFGLTYYKGVLYYTLSMEGEARFIRDDIEEIYRFQYLGPGPASGGDTYNAVDVVDDEIFFGGWVHNPAVFKGKMNASGEIDFRNKYSHVHSYNINERSIRLLWSESIHDEYKWAGEISQIIYDPVNDRLLLGRADGHVNLGLYSLPRKGGKLERISDVPGLKGSLFLDYACFDMQPNWMMGIDGVQCVDLSSGRLIKYTVESWSKISVDGGGVEIRGSGYALSAYTRYYHFFRGGVLVGNPVEPWIDEPRFIRLFDFGKNPYAPHRSNALPVAGGILAPFNAYTHGFLHGYRESDQALVKYYNTVVGPSVLVYIAPPQARIVMTLGARVTSMTKKGGEIIIGYSTTPNLGGKDAAPVDAGFKGLTIVSEDELLSSQPPSIVFRVYGWMVGDGFFGGIPLTGYRDPYLVVYTSKPNKLLIKHYDAGLPPELIEEISVELKEGRNRVDLKGYWGIVSFKLENSDQGARIYIVLN; encoded by the coding sequence ATGACATATATTCATCCACCCAGGTACGGGCCTGAATGGGGTAGTGGTGGAGTATTTGGGTTAACCTACTACAAGGGGGTATTATATTATACGTTGTCAATGGAAGGAGAAGCCCGCTTCATCCGTGACGATATAGAGGAGATATACAGGTTTCAGTATCTCGGGCCTGGCCCGGCTTCAGGAGGTGATACCTATAATGCCGTGGATGTAGTCGACGATGAGATATTTTTCGGTGGCTGGGTCCACAACCCCGCTGTATTCAAGGGCAAGATGAATGCCTCAGGTGAGATAGACTTCAGGAACAAGTATAGTCATGTCCACTCCTATAACATCAATGAGAGAAGTATCAGGCTACTCTGGAGCGAGAGCATACATGATGAGTACAAGTGGGCCGGTGAGATATCCCAGATAATATATGATCCAGTGAACGATAGACTACTCCTGGGCAGGGCCGATGGACACGTAAACCTAGGCTTGTACTCCCTGCCACGTAAAGGCGGGAAGCTGGAAAGAATCAGCGATGTACCCGGGTTAAAGGGCTCGCTTTTCCTCGACTACGCATGCTTCGACATGCAGCCCAACTGGATGATGGGCATCGATGGTGTCCAATGTGTGGATTTATCAAGCGGTAGGCTCATCAAATACACAGTGGAATCCTGGAGCAAAATATCGGTTGACGGAGGAGGCGTGGAGATACGTGGAAGCGGGTACGCGTTAAGCGCTTACACGAGGTACTACCACTTCTTCCGTGGTGGAGTACTAGTGGGAAACCCGGTGGAACCCTGGATTGATGAGCCCAGGTTCATAAGGCTCTTCGACTTCGGTAAGAACCCTTATGCACCGCATAGAAGCAACGCGCTACCGGTTGCAGGGGGGATTCTGGCACCATTCAACGCTTACACTCATGGCTTCCTCCACGGCTACAGGGAGAGCGATCAGGCCCTTGTCAAATACTATAATACGGTAGTAGGCCCCTCTGTACTGGTGTATATAGCGCCTCCCCAGGCAAGGATAGTGATGACTCTCGGAGCCAGGGTGACTAGCATGACTAAGAAGGGAGGAGAGATTATAATAGGGTACTCGACAACACCTAACCTCGGAGGTAAAGACGCTGCACCAGTTGACGCGGGTTTCAAGGGGCTAACTATAGTCAGTGAGGATGAATTATTGAGTAGTCAGCCCCCATCCATAGTATTCAGGGTATATGGGTGGATGGTTGGAGACGGCTTCTTCGGTGGCATACCCTTAACAGGATACAGGGATCCTTATCTAGTGGTTTACACGAGTAAGCCGAATAAGCTGTTAATTAAACACTATGATGCGGGATTACCCCCTGAGCTCATAGAGGAGATCAGTGTGGAGTTGAAGGAGGGAAGAAACAGAGTTGATTTAAAGGGGTACTGGGGGATAGTATCATTCAAGCTGGAGAACAGCGATCAAGGGGCAAGGATATACATAGTCCTTAACTAG